CGCTTTTCGCGGCCGGCGCGCCGGCCGCGAAGCAGATTTCTTGTTTTTCACAAGGGCTCCTGATTATGTGGTTGTCTGCCTTCAAGATAGGAGCCATCAAAAATTTCAACTAAATTTAGGATAAAATCCCGGCTCTGGCCTCTTCCAAATTGAGTTTGTTTTACCTGCCGGGCGTGTTGGGTTTGCTGCTCGGTTGGTACATTTTCGCGTTGATTTGGTTCGCGGCATTTACCGCGCTCGGATTGTTTTACCGCAAACGTAAACCGCTGCGCCCGTGAGATCGAGTTGTTTTCTGCCGTACTAGCGATTAATAAAAGTGAAGCCGGAAGCAAGGGGGGAAGCCGGCCCGGTTGTCTGCCAAAACTATTGGGACGGGAACCGGCTTCACTTTTTCTACCCCAGCCGCAATCTTTCCTGCGCCGATGGCGGCATCGGAATTGCAATCATCCTGAAACATGAATTCGAAAATCGACACGGCAACACCGGGCAGGGCAAAATTATGGCGTTGAAAAGGATTTGACGCTGCTTTGCCCTGCTTGGTTTGCTTTTTGGTAATTACAGGATGGTAAATCGAAAAACGTTCAGGAGAACGCCATGTTATCGATTACGCACAAATCATCGAAGAGGGGAGTTGTTTATTTTATCCTGCCGGGCCTGCTGGCAATCTTATCACTTGCCTGCCAGGAGCGGATTATGCAACCGCAAGTGCAGGGCCGGCCGATTTATGGCGTCGATGCCAACAATAATTTGATACGCTTTGGCAGCATGCGCCCGGACAGCGTTACCAACAGGAAATATATCTCGGGCCTGCAGGACAGTGAATACATCCTCGGAATTGATTTCCGCCCGGTTGACGGCAGGCTCTATGGCGTCAGCAATTTCAATCTTATTTATGTGATTGATACGGTTTCGGCAGTGGCTTTGCCGGCGCGCTCAACAGCGTTTCCAACATTGTTGAACGGAACGTTCTTCGGTTTCGGGTTCAATCCCGTGCCGGATAAAATCCGCATTCACAGCAATGCCGAGCAGGATCTGCGGATCGATCCTGTTACCGGCGTGCTGGCCCGGGATTCGACGCTCGCGTACGATTTCAGCGACGTCTACTTCGGCTTCAATCCGAATATTGTCGGCACGGCATACACCAACAGCGTTGCCGGCGCTATCATTACCTCGCTTTTCGCGATTGATTCCAATCTCGACGTGCTGGTAACTTTACCTTCGCCTAACAACGGCAAATTGTTGACCATCGGCGATCTCGGCGTCAACACCAATGATTACGTCGGCTTTGACATCTCCGGTCCGGACGGTGTTGCTTATGCTTCGTTGACGCCGGCGTCGAATGGCGGCTCGGGTTTCTATCTGATCAATTTAGCCACCGGCGCCGCGACCTTGCTCGGAACTATTGGTAATTTTTTTCCGTTGCATAGCATTGCCATTGCGCCGTAATTTCGCCCAATCAAAACCAATTTGGGCAAAGCGGTTTTACGAAACGCGATGAAGGATTGCGCCCAAATCGGATTCGGCAATTTGATGAGGGCGCGAGTTGAAAAACATTTTGGTCACCGGCGCAGCGGGTTATCTTGGCAGCCTTGTTGTCACAGAGCTTGCGCAACGCAAGCACATGGCCACGACGGCGCCGTTCAATCTTGTTGCGCTCGATGTACGCGAAATACCTGCAGCAATTCGAAAAATCGGCGTCATATACGAACAAGAAGATATTCGTGCGCCTCGACTCGCCGAGATTTTCAAGAAACACA
This genomic interval from Cytophagia bacterium CHB2 contains the following:
- a CDS encoding DUF4394 domain-containing protein, producing MLSITHKSSKRGVVYFILPGLLAILSLACQERIMQPQVQGRPIYGVDANNNLIRFGSMRPDSVTNRKYISGLQDSEYILGIDFRPVDGRLYGVSNFNLIYVIDTVSAVALPARSTAFPTLLNGTFFGFGFNPVPDKIRIHSNAEQDLRIDPVTGVLARDSTLAYDFSDVYFGFNPNIVGTAYTNSVAGAIITSLFAIDSNLDVLVTLPSPNNGKLLTIGDLGVNTNDYVGFDISGPDGVAYASLTPASNGGSGFYLINLATGAATLLGTIGNFFPLHSIAIAP